The Streptomyces sp. NBC_01353 genome contains a region encoding:
- a CDS encoding metallophosphoesterase codes for MRINVVSDVHGNAGALVKAGEGADALVCLGDLVLFLDYADHSRGIFPDLFGVENADLIVELRTARRFDEARDLGRRLWSELAVDRNTAIESAVRRQYEELFAAFPNPTYATYGNVDIPGLWSEYAQPGTTVLDGERIELDGLVFGFVGGGLRTPMRTPYEISDEEYAAKVEALGDVDVLCSHIPPDVPELTYDTVARRFERGSRALLAAIRRTRPRYALFGHVHQPLARRMRVGGTECVNVGHFAATGRPWTLEW; via the coding sequence TCAGTGACGTGCACGGGAACGCAGGTGCCCTCGTCAAGGCGGGGGAGGGCGCGGACGCCCTCGTCTGCCTCGGCGACCTGGTGCTCTTCCTCGACTACGCCGACCACAGTCGCGGCATCTTCCCCGACCTCTTCGGCGTCGAGAACGCCGACCTGATCGTGGAACTGCGCACCGCGCGCCGCTTCGACGAGGCTCGTGACCTGGGACGACGCCTCTGGTCCGAACTGGCCGTCGACCGGAACACGGCGATCGAGTCCGCGGTGCGGCGCCAGTACGAGGAACTGTTCGCGGCCTTCCCGAACCCCACCTACGCGACCTATGGAAATGTCGACATCCCGGGGCTGTGGAGCGAGTACGCCCAGCCGGGGACCACCGTCCTCGACGGCGAGCGGATAGAGCTCGACGGGCTGGTCTTCGGCTTCGTCGGCGGCGGGCTGCGCACCCCGATGCGGACGCCGTACGAGATCTCCGACGAGGAGTACGCGGCGAAGGTGGAGGCGCTCGGCGACGTCGACGTGCTGTGCAGTCACATTCCGCCGGACGTCCCGGAGCTGACCTACGACACGGTCGCGCGCCGCTTCGAGCGCGGTAGCCGCGCCCTGCTCGCCGCGATCCGGCGCACCCGACCGCGGTACGCCCTCTTCGGCCACGTCCACCAGCCGCTGGCGCGCCGGATGCGGGTCGGGGGCACGGAATGCGTGAACGTCGGCCACTTCGCGGCGACGGGCAGACCGTGGACGCTGGAGTGGTGA